Genomic DNA from Thermodesulfobacteriota bacterium:
TTGTTGTTACTGCGGAAGCACGCGGAGGCAACGCACATGAAAAACTCACCACCGGAGATTCTCTCTATTTTTGTTGGAGGGTTGAAGACGCAATTGTTTTGAAAAATTAAATCCTTATAGAGGAGGTAAGCAAACATGTATAGAGGTAGAATTTTAAATATAGGGTTAGTAACAGGGGTGATGGTATTCCTTATATTTTTGTTCTTCGTGGGTTTACCATTGACTGCTCCCTCGAAGGCTGAAAAAGTCACGCTCAGTGCCCTGGTATGGGAAGGTTATACGGATGAGTCATTTACTAAGCAATTTTTAGAAAAGTACGGCGCCGAGGTCAAGGGTACGTATGTAGGAGGAATGGATGAATTTTTTGCAAAGGTAAAAGCAGGAGGAGCTGCGGCGTATGACCTTGTATGTCTCTCGAGTAACCTTCCAAAACGGATGATAGATTCTGATCTTGTCGAACCAGTGGATCTAAAAAATATTCCTAATTACAGCGATATATTCGAGTTCTTCAGAAAGCTTGAATATAACAAGAAGGACGGAAAGATCTACGGTGTAAATTATACGTGGGGACCCGACCCTGTTACCTATAGGACGGATGTTTTCGATAAATGTCCCACCTGGGATGACTTTAAGAATCCAGAGTATAAGGGTAAGCTGTCGGTTCCTGGAGAAGATAATACAGCCGTTTTCCAGGCTGGTATCCTTCTAGGTTATGACCCTTACGAGATGGATAAATCTAAATTGGACGAGGCGAAGAAGCTACTTACTCAGTGGAGACCGCAGATAAGGGCCTTTTGGTCAACAGCGGGTGAGCTTACAAATCTAATTGCGAATAAAGAGGTGGTGGGTGCGATCTCATGGCCTATCATAACTGCCGATCTTAAGAAGCAAGGTATTCCCGTAGCTGAGTGCATTCCAGATCCTGGGACTACGGGATGGATTGACCAATGGATGGTTGTAAAGGGAACCAAGCATAAGGACTTGGCGGAGAAGTGGATTAACTTTGCGATCAGCCCCGAAGGGCAGATGGGTGTCTTCAAGGTAACAAACTATTTCATAGTAAACCCTAAAACTGCGCCTCTTATGACACCCGAGGAAAGGGCTTTCACTCATATAGATGATCCAAACTATATTCTTGAGGCTTCGGAGAAGATTAAGTGGTGGCAACCGGTAATGAATGAGGACGAATATAATGAGGTTCGTCAGGCATTTAAGACTGCGAAGTGACGTTTTTCAGGTTATTTGTCTGGTATTTGTAATGAGATTATGGTTGATTGGGCGGCCAGATGACATCTGAGTCGCCCTGATATCTCACAACTTAAACGCTACAAGTTGGTTAAGCCTTAATCTTATAGTAGTGTCAGCACCACAAACTCTCGATATGACTGCATGAAGGGAAGAAGGCTAGATTTTATAATTCTTATAGCTATTCCGATCTTATGGATTACTATCCTTGAGATCTTTGCTTACAGTGTTCTGCTTATCTACTCCTTCTGGGATACTGAATACTTAACAGTCATCAGGGAATTTACACTAAAAAACTTCGTCAAGATTTTTACGACTCCCCTTTACTATGGGACAATACTCAAGACTATTGGTATCGGTGCCACGGTGTCAGTCCTTTCTCTTATACTGGGATATCCGGTGGCCTTTTTCATTGCGTACAGAATAAAAAGATATAAGAATCTGTTTTTGCTCCTTGTAATCATGCAGCTCTGGATCAGCTATTTGGTGAGAGCTTACGCATGGAAGATAGTTCTCGGGACTAACGGAGTAATAAACCAGTTTCTACTTTTTGTCGGAATGATTGATGAACCACTTAGTATTCTGCTTTACAGCAAGTTTGCATTGGTGCTCGTGCTAACAATGGCTTTTATCGCGTTTCTCATCATTCCCGTATACGCCATGCTTGAAAAGATACCTGCGGAATTTCTTCAGGCATCTTACGATTTGGGAGCCGGAAGGATTACAACATTCTGGCGTGTGATCTTTCCTCTCACTCTTCCCGGAGTTATAGCGGGAATAACTTCTGTGTTTGCCCTGAGCGTTGGTGATTTTGTGGCCGCCCTTTTGGTGGGTGGTCCTGAGGGAATAATGATAGGAAATATCATATGGAGCCTCTTCGGAAGCGCGTTTCAGTGGACACTCGGTGCCGCAAACGGTTTAGTTCTTATACTTCTTGTCGCGTTCATATTATATGTGAGCGAAAAAGTCGCTGCACGTTATAGCGGAATGG
This window encodes:
- a CDS encoding extracellular solute-binding protein; this encodes MYRGRILNIGLVTGVMVFLIFLFFVGLPLTAPSKAEKVTLSALVWEGYTDESFTKQFLEKYGAEVKGTYVGGMDEFFAKVKAGGAAAYDLVCLSSNLPKRMIDSDLVEPVDLKNIPNYSDIFEFFRKLEYNKKDGKIYGVNYTWGPDPVTYRTDVFDKCPTWDDFKNPEYKGKLSVPGEDNTAVFQAGILLGYDPYEMDKSKLDEAKKLLTQWRPQIRAFWSTAGELTNLIANKEVVGAISWPIITADLKKQGIPVAECIPDPGTTGWIDQWMVVKGTKHKDLAEKWINFAISPEGQMGVFKVTNYFIVNPKTAPLMTPEERAFTHIDDPNYILEASEKIKWWQPVMNEDEYNEVRQAFKTAK
- a CDS encoding ABC transporter permease codes for the protein MKGRRLDFIILIAIPILWITILEIFAYSVLLIYSFWDTEYLTVIREFTLKNFVKIFTTPLYYGTILKTIGIGATVSVLSLILGYPVAFFIAYRIKRYKNLFLLLVIMQLWISYLVRAYAWKIVLGTNGVINQFLLFVGMIDEPLSILLYSKFALVLVLTMAFIAFLIIPVYAMLEKIPAEFLQASYDLGAGRITTFWRVIFPLTLPGVIAGITSVFALSVGDFVAALLVGGPEGIMIGNIIWSLFGSAFQWTLGAANGLVLILLVAFILYVSEKVAARYSGMEI